From a region of the Posidoniimonas corsicana genome:
- a CDS encoding helix-turn-helix domain-containing protein, giving the protein MHDLRQLYDASRAPAYAVTPDGVVAYANAALCAWVSLPVESVVGRKVAYHSEPTEGGPPGASTGPLTGLCPPPLAFQQPTAGGALSVMGQDGRLRHRQAVFSSFELEAEPPRRAVVAVLDDRDLTPQELAASLSEQPAEDVLHRDIRRFRRGRNEPDATALLLGDSPAARLLRSQFDLALRSAAGALVTSPCGQDSAALARAIHYGAHDPQAPLLPIDFARLDADAAAALLNQHAGRLQDRATVLLLSPDAAASSDQSRIADQLLEARPHRLLATATAGADSLAPPLRALVATLSLHSPPLAERDADLPIMVQYYLERANSLTDARVGRANPEAVDLLSIYDWPNGAAQLGEAVAAAHAACVADSPHAVEIEASHLPPVVRHAALAAGLGADGPESVDLDALLRRIERELIERALDKANHNKAEAARLLGLTRQRFYRRLESLVEPDSSETQDASVNQGGNSPGDADD; this is encoded by the coding sequence ATGCACGACCTCCGACAACTCTACGACGCGTCCCGCGCGCCCGCGTACGCCGTCACGCCCGATGGCGTGGTCGCCTACGCCAACGCGGCTTTGTGCGCGTGGGTCAGCCTGCCGGTCGAGTCGGTCGTCGGCCGCAAAGTGGCCTACCACAGCGAGCCGACCGAGGGCGGACCTCCGGGCGCGTCGACCGGGCCGCTTACCGGGCTCTGCCCGCCGCCGCTCGCGTTTCAGCAGCCCACCGCCGGCGGCGCCCTGTCGGTAATGGGGCAGGACGGCCGGCTGCGGCACCGCCAAGCGGTGTTCTCGTCGTTCGAGCTTGAGGCCGAGCCGCCGCGGCGGGCGGTGGTGGCCGTGCTCGACGACCGCGACCTCACGCCGCAAGAACTCGCGGCGTCGCTCTCCGAGCAGCCGGCCGAGGACGTTCTGCACCGCGACATCCGCCGCTTCCGCCGGGGCCGCAACGAACCGGACGCCACCGCCCTCCTGCTCGGCGACAGCCCAGCCGCGCGGCTGCTCCGCAGCCAGTTCGACCTGGCGCTCCGGTCCGCCGCGGGCGCGCTCGTGACCAGCCCGTGCGGCCAGGACTCCGCCGCCCTGGCCCGCGCCATCCACTACGGCGCCCACGACCCGCAGGCGCCGCTGCTGCCGATCGACTTTGCGCGTCTCGACGCCGACGCGGCCGCGGCGCTGCTCAATCAACACGCCGGCCGCCTGCAGGACCGTGCGACCGTGCTGCTCCTTTCCCCCGACGCCGCTGCCTCCAGCGACCAGAGCCGGATCGCCGACCAGCTATTAGAAGCGCGGCCGCACCGGCTGCTCGCCACCGCGACCGCCGGCGCCGATAGCTTGGCGCCGCCGCTGCGGGCGCTGGTCGCGACGCTGTCGCTCCACAGCCCGCCGCTCGCCGAGCGCGACGCGGACCTGCCGATCATGGTGCAGTACTACCTGGAGCGGGCCAACTCACTGACCGACGCGCGGGTAGGGCGGGCCAACCCGGAGGCGGTGGACCTGCTCTCCATCTACGACTGGCCGAACGGCGCGGCGCAGCTCGGCGAGGCGGTCGCCGCCGCCCACGCCGCGTGCGTGGCCGACAGCCCGCACGCCGTGGAGATCGAGGCATCGCACCTGCCGCCGGTGGTCCGCCACGCCGCGCTGGCCGCCGGCCTGGGCGCCGACGGGCCCGAGTCGGTCGACCTCGACGCCCTGCTCCGCCGGATCGAACGCGAGCTCATCGAGAGGGCGCTCGACAAGGCCAACCACAACAAGGCCGAAGCCGCCCGCCTGCTGGGGCTCACCCGCCAGCGTTTCTACCGTCGCCTAGAGAGCCTCGTAGAACCCGATAGTAGCGAGACTCAAGATGCCTCGGTGAACCAAGGCGGCAACTCCCCAGGGGACGCCGATGACTGA